Proteins from a genomic interval of Zingiber officinale cultivar Zhangliang chromosome 1B, Zo_v1.1, whole genome shotgun sequence:
- the LOC122055494 gene encoding 40S ribosomal protein S4-1-like, with amino-acid sequence MARGLKKHLKRLNAPKHWMLDKLGGAFAPKPSSGPHKTRDCLPLILIVRNKLNYALVNREVTAIMMQRHIMVDGKVRTDKNYPAGFMDVVSIPKTNENFRLLYDTKGRFRLHSIKDEEAKFKLCKVRSVRFGQKGIPYLNTYDGRTIRYPDPLIKANDTIKFDLETNKIVDFIKFDVGNVVMVTGGRNTGRVGIIKNREKHKGSFETVHIQDATGHEFATRLGNVFTIGKGTKPWVSLPKGKGIKLSIIEEARKRLAAAGATVTA; translated from the exons ATG GCGAGAGGGTTGAAGAAACATCTGAAGAGGCTCAATGCCCCAAAGCACTGGATGCTTGACAagcttggtggagctttt GCTCCTAAACCATCATCTGGTCCGCACAAAACAAGGGACTGCTTGCCGCTGATTCTTATCGTGAGAAACAAATTGAACTATGCACTTGTTAACCGGGAAGTGACTGCCATTATGATGCAACGCCATATCATGGTGGATGGAAAAGTTCGGACCGACAAGAATTACCCAGCTGGATTTATGG ATGTTGTTTCCATCCCAAAGACTAATGAGAACTTCCGCTTGCTTTATGACACCAAAGGTCGCTTCCGTCTACACTCAATCAAGGATGAGGAGGCAAAG TTCAAGCTCTGCAAGGTTCGCTCTGTCAGGTTCGGGCAGAAGGGAATTCCTTACCTGAATACCTATGATGGTCGTACCATTCGCTATCCTGACCCTCTCATCAAGGCCAACGACACCATCAAGTTTGATTTGGAGACGAACAAGATTGTGGACTTCATCAAGTTTGACGTTGGAAACGTGGTGATGGTCACCGGTGGGAGAAACACTGGTCGAGTCGGCATCATTAAGAACAGAGAGAAGCACAAGGGCAGCTTTGAGACCGTCCATATCCAGGATGCCACTGGCCATGAATTTGCGACTCGGTTGGGAAATGTTTTCACAATTGGAAAAGGAACAAAGCCATGGGTATCCCTTCCCAAGGGCAAGGGTATCAAGCTCAGCATCATCGAGGAAGCCAGGAAGCGCCTAGCTGCTGCTGGTGCGACTGTGACTGCTTAG